One window of the Granulicella arctica genome contains the following:
- a CDS encoding alpha/beta hydrolase, whose protein sequence is MGQQHAQFFVRLYLIAGSYPVFYLLHGGGETNSSWSTVGRAGDILDNLIASGKVQPMIIVMPAGWTPFGPQVMTGDATKDPFNDEPIHDIIPYIESHYRPLADPEHRALGGLPMGGIQTLNIGLHNLGTFRSLVVMSSGWFPAHRDAFFNGPDAIRISQYNAQLKVFWWGGDRPILRAITLSPASPDSSKQAYTLKPKKPVTATNGRAGVSFFLK, encoded by the coding sequence ATGGGACAACAACATGCACAATTCTTTGTCAGGCTGTACCTCATCGCAGGTTCCTACCCCGTCTTTTATCTTCTCCATGGTGGCGGCGAGACCAACTCCTCATGGTCAACTGTTGGCCGCGCCGGGGATATTCTCGACAACCTGATCGCTTCAGGCAAAGTGCAACCCATGATCATCGTGATGCCCGCTGGTTGGACCCCGTTTGGCCCACAGGTCATGACCGGCGACGCCACCAAGGATCCTTTCAACGATGAGCCGATCCACGACATCATCCCCTACATCGAGTCGCACTACCGACCTCTCGCTGACCCCGAACATCGCGCCCTCGGCGGCCTACCGATGGGTGGAATTCAGACGCTCAACATCGGTCTACATAATCTAGGCACCTTCCGCTCCCTCGTGGTGATGAGCTCAGGTTGGTTCCCAGCCCACCGGGATGCCTTCTTCAACGGCCCCGACGCCATACGCATCTCCCAGTACAACGCCCAACTCAAAGTCTTCTGGTGGGGTGGGGACAGACCGATATTGCGCGCGATAACGCTCTCGCCTGCATCACCCGATTCCAGCAAGCAGGCGTACACCTTGAAACCGAAGAAACCGGTGACGGCCACGAATGGAAGAGCTGGCGTCTCTTTCTTTCTCAAGTAG